The following are encoded in a window of Bacteroidota bacterium genomic DNA:
- a CDS encoding glycosyl hydrolase, with protein MWAHSATKIRAIEDKFDFTRGAPVFTINGNYVTRGWTEWTQGFQYGSAILQYDATNEEAFLETGIAQTVQRMASHITHIGVHDHGFNNVSTYGNLLRLMNEGRIAENMWERNFYELAIKCSGAVQAARWTALPDTGGFIYSFNGPHSLFSDTVRSLRALSLAHKLGHVLMGEHDAKISLLHRAIQHLHSSAKYNVYFGEGRDSYDVAGRVVHESIFNLNDGRYRCPSTQQGYSPFSTWTRGLAWILTGFTEQLEFIDTIPATSLGTWGPKEELAAMLVRTARATADFYIEQTPTCGIPYWDTGAPGLALMDDYLNKPADPYGAKEPVDSSAAAIAAQGFIRLGRYLKVEDPEAGERYVKTGLKMMDSLLSTPYLSDDPEHQGLLLHAIYHQPNGWDHTPAGAAIPYGESCMWGDYHLREAALYVQRIAKDEPYYTFFA; from the coding sequence TCCGCTACCAAAATCCGTGCTATAGAAGACAAGTTTGATTTCACCAGAGGCGCACCGGTTTTCACCATAAACGGCAATTACGTTACACGCGGCTGGACCGAGTGGACACAGGGCTTTCAATATGGGTCTGCAATCTTGCAGTACGACGCAACCAACGAGGAAGCTTTTCTTGAAACGGGCATTGCACAAACTGTGCAGCGCATGGCGTCACACATCACCCACATCGGCGTCCACGACCACGGCTTCAACAACGTGAGCACCTACGGCAACTTACTTCGCCTGATGAATGAAGGACGCATCGCAGAAAATATGTGGGAACGCAATTTCTACGAGCTCGCCATAAAATGCAGCGGCGCTGTGCAGGCAGCAAGATGGACGGCTCTGCCCGACACAGGCGGCTTTATCTATTCATTTAATGGTCCGCACTCCCTCTTCTCAGACACCGTTCGCTCGCTACGCGCCTTGAGCCTGGCTCATAAGCTGGGGCATGTACTTATGGGTGAACACGATGCCAAAATCTCTTTGCTTCACCGGGCTATCCAGCACTTGCATAGCTCGGCCAAATACAATGTATATTTTGGTGAAGGGCGGGACAGCTACGACGTAGCCGGCCGCGTCGTACATGAAAGCATTTTCAACCTGAATGACGGGCGCTACCGCTGTCCAAGTACACAGCAAGGATACAGCCCGTTCTCCACCTGGACTCGCGGCCTTGCCTGGATCCTTACGGGCTTTACGGAACAGTTGGAATTCATTGACACCATCCCTGCTACTTCGCTTGGTACCTGGGGGCCCAAAGAAGAGTTGGCTGCGATGCTCGTCCGTACTGCACGCGCAACCGCTGACTTCTACATTGAGCAGACCCCAACATGTGGCATTCCTTATTGGGATACCGGTGCACCAGGCCTGGCATTAATGGATGATTACCTCAACAAACCGGCTGACCCATACGGCGCCAAAGAACCTGTAGACAGTTCTGCTGCTGCCATTGCCGCCCAGGGCTTCATCCGCCTCGGGCGCTATTTAAAAGTAGAAGACCCAGAGGCCGGCGAACGGTATGTAAAAACCGGGCTCAAAATGATGGACTCTCTTCTTAGCACACCTTACTTGAGCGACGATCCGGAGCACCAGGGCCTGTTGCTGCACGCAATTTACCACCAGCCCAACGGATGGGACCATACGCCGGCCGGTGCTGCCATTCCGTATGGCGAGTCGTGCATGTGGGGCGATTACCACCTGCGCGAAGCCGCCCTCTATGTACAACGCATTGCGAAGGATGAGCCTTATTACACCTTCTTCGCCTAA